The region GAAACGATCCAATCTCCTGATCAGGCAAATGAGAGCCAATTTGATTCAGAGGGAGGAGCGCGTCCGCGTAGTGATTCTCCGGCTGCTGCGGTGGCTGATTGAGGAAATTCGCGTAGACCGCAGCGAGATCAATGCTGGCGCCGCTGGGGGAGATGGTGTTGATTGATCGGTTATTATTAGCTTGCGGCGCGGCGCGTTTGGATTTCCCTCTCCTGGTCTTCCGGCAGCCGCCGCCGACGGGGACGTTGCGGAGAGAGCCGCCTTTGGTCCAGTAGCGGCGGCAGCCCTTGCAGAAGTAGCGCGGCTGGGTTAAGCTGTAGTTGTTGTAGTAGCAGAATTTGGTGTTGGAGGAGCCGCAGCGAGGGCAGGCC is a window of Salvia splendens isolate huo1 chromosome 3, SspV2, whole genome shotgun sequence DNA encoding:
- the LOC121795624 gene encoding dof zinc finger protein DOF1.6-like; the encoded protein is MYWVGMERRWKPNTELSPACPRCGSSNTKFCYYNNYSLTQPRYFCKGCRRYWTKGGSLRNVPVGGGCRKTRRGKSKRAAPQANNNRSINTISPSGASIDLAAVYANFLNQPPQQPENHYADALLPLNQIGSHLPDQEIGSFPIRFSETQLLGHGIGNWESLDATFPKQQFGAAGGSGLGGVRDDHVLPPLPGEEAAVWPSSEMMLHNQMLPSALYEVEASQQNSELLSPFGSGLHLEAIFRS